One region of Ardenticatena maritima genomic DNA includes:
- a CDS encoding DUF4388 domain-containing protein, with translation MALKGQLQDIRLTQFLNLVKLARKTGCLSLRSPQGNAVLYFREGKLIHAALTKDAREEPGGDLYTLLVRSGKVQAHQIDAIFPNGASADDKQLGMRLINAGLVSRNDILRVVRKNMLDVVYETLTWEEGAFEFHPNAAPAPERLAVPITLDNIILEGDRHREEMVELKEELPSLDIILRFAEGPRANLVNINLSPEEWRVISFINPRHSVADIARYSGLSEFETRRIVHKLLKNGLVEVAGKAEASPAGNSRSGTRHTRPTTSRPQSRAQTAARPAMKAKRPDVEKSVVNRLIKFIRGL, from the coding sequence ATGGCACTTAAAGGACAACTACAAGATATTCGCCTAACGCAATTTCTCAACCTCGTCAAACTTGCACGCAAGACGGGGTGCCTCTCGCTGCGCAGCCCACAAGGCAACGCTGTTTTGTATTTCCGCGAAGGAAAACTGATTCATGCCGCACTCACCAAAGATGCACGTGAAGAACCCGGCGGCGATCTCTACACGCTTCTGGTGCGCAGCGGAAAAGTGCAAGCCCACCAAATTGACGCCATCTTCCCCAACGGCGCAAGTGCCGACGACAAGCAACTTGGTATGCGCCTCATCAATGCGGGGCTGGTCTCGCGCAACGATATTTTGCGCGTTGTGCGCAAGAACATGCTCGATGTTGTGTATGAAACCCTCACGTGGGAAGAAGGCGCGTTTGAATTTCATCCGAACGCCGCCCCAGCCCCCGAACGGCTCGCTGTGCCTATCACACTGGATAACATCATCCTCGAAGGTGACCGCCATCGTGAAGAGATGGTGGAACTGAAAGAGGAATTGCCTAGCCTTGACATCATCTTGCGCTTTGCCGAAGGGCCCCGCGCCAATCTGGTGAATATCAATTTGAGCCCAGAAGAGTGGCGCGTGATTTCATTCATCAACCCCCGTCATTCGGTTGCTGACATTGCACGCTACAGCGGCTTGAGCGAGTTTGAAACACGCCGTATTGTCCACAAACTGCTCAAAAACGGCTTGGTCGAAGTCGCCGGCAAAGCCGAGGCAAGCCCTGCCGGCAATAGCCGTTCCGGCACACGACACACTCGGCCAACCACAAGCCGCCCACAGAGTCGCGCCCAAACGGCAGCGCGCCCTGCTATGAAAGCCAAGCGACCTGATGTTGAGAAAAGCGTGGTCAATCGTCTGATTAAGTTTATTCGCGGTCTGTAG
- a CDS encoding GTP-binding protein yields the protein MQTVKMVITGPFAAGKTEFIQTISEIAVVATERKISDFTSAIKENTTVAMDFGRITVDDDLVLYLFGTPGQKRFDFMWEILSEGMLGFIVLVDSTRSETFKEARQIIDIFRTFSNTPFVVAANKQDLEDAWPPEDLRIMLDLEPHIKVLPCVATDRESVKTVLLELLYSILETYEDDEEEQFEADTETN from the coding sequence ATGCAAACAGTCAAAATGGTCATCACAGGTCCTTTCGCTGCTGGAAAAACGGAGTTTATCCAAACCATCAGCGAAATTGCTGTTGTTGCCACCGAGCGCAAAATTAGCGACTTCACAAGCGCCATCAAAGAAAATACCACGGTGGCAATGGATTTTGGTCGTATTACTGTGGATGATGACCTGGTGCTCTACTTGTTCGGGACACCGGGTCAAAAGCGCTTTGACTTCATGTGGGAGATTTTGTCCGAAGGGATGCTCGGGTTCATTGTGCTTGTGGATAGCACCCGCAGTGAAACCTTCAAGGAAGCACGGCAAATCATTGACATTTTCCGCACGTTCTCGAACACGCCTTTTGTAGTTGCCGCCAACAAGCAAGATTTGGAAGACGCCTGGCCTCCCGAAGACTTGCGCATCATGCTTGATCTAGAGCCTCACATCAAGGTGTTGCCCTGTGTGGCCACCGACCGCGAAAGCGTCAAAACTGTTTTGCTGGAACTCCTCTACTCAATCCTTGAAACTTACGAAGACGACGAAGAAGAACAATTCGAAGCCGATACCGAAACGAACTAA
- a CDS encoding V4R domain-containing protein: MTTREDRDLPNATLYVLFKAIEEVMGEKGFHAMLNASGLQHYIQNPPPNNLDRDVHFSDYARLQKAVIDFYGPRGARAVLSQIGRVLFRYTLEQQPAILGLAGLALKMLPEQAKAKTIINRIAAASAERTNMPSRVEEDDEAWYLIIEECPCAFREKTPTGPSCFTSVGTIAEALRWATGKHYLVTEIECINQGDATCTYRIAKKPQSD; the protein is encoded by the coding sequence ATGACGACACGCGAAGACCGTGATCTGCCGAATGCAACGTTGTACGTCCTCTTCAAAGCCATTGAAGAGGTCATGGGTGAAAAGGGCTTTCACGCGATGCTGAATGCATCAGGTCTGCAACACTACATTCAGAACCCACCGCCGAACAATCTGGACCGTGACGTCCACTTTTCAGACTATGCGCGTCTGCAAAAAGCCGTTATTGACTTCTACGGTCCACGCGGGGCACGTGCCGTGCTCTCCCAAATTGGGCGTGTGCTCTTCCGTTACACGCTCGAACAGCAGCCGGCGATTCTGGGGTTGGCAGGCCTCGCGCTGAAAATGCTGCCCGAACAAGCCAAAGCCAAAACCATCATCAACCGTATTGCCGCTGCTTCCGCTGAACGCACCAATATGCCCTCGCGCGTGGAAGAAGACGATGAAGCCTGGTATCTCATTATTGAAGAATGCCCGTGTGCTTTCCGTGAGAAGACGCCAACGGGCCCAAGTTGTTTCACGTCCGTAGGTACGATTGCCGAAGCATTGCGCTGGGCAACTGGCAAGCATTATCTGGTTACCGAAATAGAATGTATCAACCAAGGTGATGCCACTTGCACCTACCGCATCGCCAAGAAGCCGCAATCCGACTAA
- the dsrP gene encoding sulfate reduction electron transfer complex DsrMKJOP subunit DsrP, translated as MRTFISFVRDAIDNVTAGSLRYHIWMGFLTFLMLLGAYAYTIQLREGLIVTGMYDYASWGIYISNFTFLVGVAAAALMLVLPTYVFRDTDFVRAVLFGEGMAVAALVMCLAFVIVDMGGPARLWHMIPVIGIFNWPRSMLTWDVIVLNGYLFINLTIPFYILWNHYQGRKPNPKVYLPGVVLSLFWAVGIHLVTAFLYAGLPARPFWNSSLLGPRFLASAFAAGPALMILILSIIRRTTPYTITESTINKLSLVVTGAAQVNLIMLVSEMFKEFYWPTEHSKSAIYLFFGLDGHNALVPWMWTSLAMTGLATLILTVPQLRQRKPILYLCSVLLFIGIWIEKGMGLIVPGFVPEPWGRIFTEYSPTWVEWVITIGIWALGAWVFTILAKVAVGVEVRYQSLQK; from the coding sequence ATGCGCACATTCATCTCATTTGTTCGGGATGCGATTGATAACGTCACAGCGGGCAGTCTGCGCTATCATATCTGGATGGGCTTTCTCACGTTCTTGATGTTGCTGGGGGCGTATGCCTACACCATCCAGCTGCGTGAGGGGCTTATCGTTACCGGTATGTATGACTATGCCAGCTGGGGAATCTATATCTCGAACTTTACGTTCCTGGTGGGCGTCGCTGCGGCGGCGTTGATGCTTGTCCTGCCGACGTATGTCTTCCGCGATACCGATTTTGTGCGGGCGGTCCTGTTTGGCGAAGGCATGGCTGTGGCGGCGCTGGTCATGTGCCTGGCGTTCGTCATTGTGGACATGGGCGGACCCGCGCGCTTGTGGCACATGATTCCGGTGATAGGGATTTTCAACTGGCCACGTTCGATGCTCACATGGGATGTTATCGTATTGAATGGGTACTTGTTCATTAACCTGACCATTCCATTTTACATCCTCTGGAACCATTACCAGGGACGCAAACCCAACCCCAAGGTTTATTTACCTGGCGTTGTGCTTTCACTCTTCTGGGCTGTGGGGATTCACCTGGTGACAGCGTTCTTGTATGCCGGTTTGCCTGCGCGCCCATTTTGGAACTCATCTTTGCTGGGGCCGCGTTTCCTTGCCTCCGCTTTTGCGGCGGGGCCGGCGTTGATGATTCTCATTTTGAGTATTATCCGGCGAACCACACCGTACACTATTACGGAGAGCACAATCAATAAATTAAGCCTGGTTGTGACAGGGGCGGCACAGGTCAACTTGATTATGCTCGTCTCTGAAATGTTCAAAGAATTTTATTGGCCCACCGAGCATAGCAAAAGCGCTATCTACCTGTTCTTTGGGCTTGATGGGCACAATGCGCTGGTGCCCTGGATGTGGACCTCTCTTGCAATGACTGGTCTGGCCACGCTCATTTTAACAGTCCCTCAACTTCGCCAGCGCAAGCCGATTCTTTATCTCTGTTCTGTCTTGCTGTTTATCGGTATTTGGATTGAGAAAGGTATGGGGCTGATTGTACCGGGGTTTGTGCCTGAGCCGTGGGGGCGTATTTTCACAGAATACTCACCGACGTGGGTAGAATGGGTGATCACCATCGGTATCTGGGCGTTAGGCGCATGGGTATTTACGATTTTGGCCAAAGTGGCGGTAGGTGTTGAAGTGCGGTATCAATCTCTCCAAAAGTGA
- a CDS encoding 4Fe-4S dicluster domain-containing protein — MSAQQHNHLRELAEQCAQMEGAHEHRSAEQIGVRDLVQRMFSKYEVQDVPLEHIPQEEGRSYTWSELKRMFNLGDEAEAAAGLHLPPEEPPTQSRLEQLLSRQVDRRTAVKLLAMGMVLGFGFLQTACSPLLPFGQRDETKREIANLKLEEYFKRNYRLMTEEEKRQTIERLERLAELETGKRPTISTQGPRKNVLYGYAFNISKCRGYLECVKACVLENNQDRSTDMRYIRIHEIPGGEFSMERANDSFYHDVPAEGHFYIGTQCFHCDNPPCVEVCPVQATWKEEDGIVVVDYDWCIGCRYCQAACPYDGRRFNWKTPHVPVDEINLNQHYLGNRLRKKGVMEKCTFCIQRTRQGRLPACVEACPTGARVFGNLLDPNSEIRWILENKKVFRLKEDLGTEPKFWYYMD, encoded by the coding sequence ATGAGCGCACAACAACACAATCACTTGCGTGAATTGGCTGAACAGTGCGCCCAAATGGAAGGTGCTCATGAGCATCGCAGTGCTGAGCAGATTGGCGTGCGTGATTTGGTGCAACGCATGTTTTCCAAGTACGAGGTGCAGGATGTCCCTCTCGAACACATTCCCCAGGAAGAGGGGCGCTCGTACACGTGGAGCGAATTGAAACGCATGTTCAACCTTGGTGATGAAGCCGAGGCGGCGGCGGGTCTGCATCTCCCACCTGAAGAGCCGCCGACGCAATCGCGTTTGGAGCAGTTGCTCAGCCGCCAGGTGGATCGGCGTACCGCCGTCAAATTGCTGGCGATGGGGATGGTATTGGGGTTTGGTTTTTTGCAAACAGCGTGTTCGCCTTTGCTTCCCTTCGGCCAGCGTGATGAAACAAAGCGCGAAATCGCGAATTTGAAACTGGAAGAATATTTCAAGCGCAATTACCGCTTGATGACTGAAGAGGAAAAACGGCAAACCATCGAACGCCTGGAGCGACTGGCTGAGCTTGAAACCGGGAAACGCCCCACCATCTCGACCCAAGGACCGCGGAAAAACGTGCTGTATGGCTATGCGTTCAACATTTCCAAATGCCGCGGCTATCTGGAATGCGTCAAAGCCTGCGTGCTCGAAAATAACCAGGATCGTAGCACCGATATGCGCTATATCCGCATCCACGAAATTCCCGGCGGCGAATTCAGTATGGAGCGGGCGAACGATAGTTTCTACCATGACGTGCCGGCGGAAGGGCACTTCTACATTGGGACACAATGCTTCCATTGCGATAACCCGCCTTGTGTGGAAGTCTGCCCGGTTCAGGCAACATGGAAAGAGGAAGATGGCATTGTTGTCGTAGATTATGATTGGTGCATTGGCTGCCGCTATTGCCAGGCGGCATGTCCCTATGATGGGCGCCGCTTCAACTGGAAGACGCCCCATGTACCGGTGGATGAAATCAATCTCAATCAACACTATCTGGGCAATCGTCTGCGCAAGAAGGGTGTGATGGAGAAGTGTACGTTCTGCATTCAGCGGACACGCCAGGGGCGTTTGCCTGCTTGTGTGGAAGCCTGCCCGACAGGGGCGCGGGTGTTTGGCAACCTACTCGACCCCAACAGTGAAATTCGCTGGATTTTGGAGAACAAAAAGGTCTTTCGTTTGAAAGAAGACTTGGGGACGGAGCCAAAGTTCTGGTACTACATGGATTGA
- a CDS encoding nitrate reductase cytochrome c-type subunit, whose amino-acid sequence MSEPKANQQPWLRTGYRLIFIGLAVVLMAATAYVLGTSWLAGQVSAELDVNEAAEAQPARPEPQHVEAGSLFYLDEMQAYTTQDPVMGKVRTLDTYYARRAYDGAPPWVPHPVEDAMAYGSNTCLQCHETGGYVPPMEAYAPVAPHPELLNCTQCHVPVLEETLFRENTYEPAPPPALGNEAYDGAPPPVPHEIVPAMRENCAACHIGPSAPPEIRTDHLERDNCLQCHVPLRTDDEWMREEVRP is encoded by the coding sequence ATGAGCGAACCGAAAGCGAACCAACAACCCTGGCTGCGCACCGGATACCGCCTGATTTTCATCGGGCTAGCGGTTGTGCTCATGGCTGCTACTGCCTATGTGCTGGGAACCAGTTGGTTGGCGGGGCAGGTCTCGGCTGAATTGGACGTCAATGAAGCGGCAGAAGCGCAACCCGCCCGTCCGGAACCGCAGCATGTGGAAGCAGGAAGCCTGTTCTACCTCGATGAAATGCAAGCGTACACCACGCAAGACCCCGTGATGGGGAAAGTGCGCACGCTTGACACGTACTATGCGCGCCGGGCGTATGATGGAGCGCCGCCTTGGGTTCCCCATCCTGTTGAAGATGCCATGGCGTATGGCAGCAACACGTGCTTGCAATGCCACGAAACGGGGGGCTATGTGCCGCCAATGGAAGCGTATGCGCCGGTGGCGCCACACCCCGAATTGCTCAACTGTACCCAATGCCACGTTCCTGTATTGGAAGAAACGCTCTTCCGCGAGAATACCTACGAACCGGCGCCGCCGCCCGCATTGGGCAACGAAGCGTATGATGGCGCACCACCACCTGTCCCGCACGAAATTGTGCCGGCCATGCGTGAAAATTGCGCCGCGTGCCACATTGGACCCTCGGCGCCGCCTGAAATTCGTACCGACCATCTGGAACGCGACAACTGTTTGCAGTGCCACGTGCCCTTGCGCACCGATGACGAATGGATGCGGGAGGAGGTGCGCCCATGA
- a CDS encoding molybdopterin-dependent oxidoreductase, whose product MTRRDFLKRMAAAAAATAAASLAPNVTFARPFMPEETASDGFQDDIVWDKAPCRFCGVGCGLLIGVRNGKAVAVKGDPNSPVNKGLACVKGYHSILALYGEDRLKTAYVRRNGKLEPVPVQEALDIVAQKMKETIEKHGKDSVAIYGSGQWTIPDGYVAVKLFKGLIGTNNVEANARLCMASAVAGFLTSFGLDEPMGNYADIDHADVFVLWGNNMAEMHPVLFSRMLEQRRLRPHVKIIDLATRTTRTSVAADKSILFNPQTDLAIANAICYEIVRNGWVKEEFVRKHVVFKKGKTNIGYGLEDHFAFSDELTDITYDEFVEYLQAYSPEEVSKLSGVSVEDIKYLAALYGDPNKKVTSFWCMGVNQHVRGTWMNNLIYNIHLLVGKIAEPGNSPFSLTGQPSACGTVREVGTLTQRLPGGPVTSEKARKQAAEIWNVPLENIPDKPTYHTVEMFRALDRGDIRFIWIQVTNPMVSLPKLRRYRDGALKDDRFVVVSDVYFTPTTDVADVVLPSAMWIEREGFFGNSERRTQHWNKMVEPPGEAMSDTWQLIEVARRLGYEKWFPWSEEDHIEAIWNEYRRFHAGPKHEMAPYEELKRRPGVMWPFVNGKETLWRYNAKYDPLAAEHSNDFYFYGKPDGKAWLIFRPYEPPAESPDDEYPFWLSTGRVLEHWHTGSMTRRIPVLHRAMPHAYVELHPDDAKELGIRTGDFVRVISRRGEIVLPAAINFRGIPQRGHVFVPFFDESMLINEVTIDAFCPISKEPDYKKCAVRIERVVS is encoded by the coding sequence ATGACACGTCGCGATTTTCTCAAACGCATGGCAGCCGCCGCTGCTGCCACCGCCGCCGCCAGTTTAGCCCCGAACGTGACCTTTGCGCGTCCGTTCATGCCGGAAGAGACGGCGTCGGATGGGTTTCAGGATGATATTGTGTGGGATAAAGCCCCGTGCCGCTTTTGCGGTGTCGGCTGTGGCTTGCTGATTGGTGTGCGCAATGGCAAAGCCGTGGCTGTCAAAGGCGACCCGAACTCGCCGGTGAACAAGGGGCTGGCCTGCGTCAAAGGATACCATTCCATTTTAGCGTTGTATGGTGAAGATCGCCTGAAAACCGCCTATGTGCGCCGCAATGGGAAGTTGGAGCCGGTGCCGGTGCAAGAGGCGCTTGATATCGTTGCCCAGAAGATGAAAGAAACCATCGAAAAGCATGGCAAAGATTCAGTGGCCATTTATGGGTCTGGGCAATGGACAATCCCCGATGGGTATGTTGCGGTCAAACTTTTCAAGGGGCTGATTGGCACGAACAATGTTGAAGCCAACGCCCGTTTGTGCATGGCGAGCGCCGTCGCGGGCTTTCTCACCTCGTTCGGGCTGGACGAACCGATGGGGAACTATGCCGACATTGACCATGCCGATGTGTTCGTGCTCTGGGGCAACAATATGGCTGAAATGCACCCCGTCCTCTTTTCGCGCATGCTGGAACAACGCCGCTTGCGCCCCCATGTCAAGATTATTGACCTGGCGACACGCACAACCCGCACAAGCGTTGCCGCTGATAAGTCCATTCTCTTCAATCCACAAACCGACCTGGCGATTGCCAACGCCATTTGCTACGAGATTGTACGCAATGGTTGGGTGAAAGAAGAGTTTGTGCGCAAGCATGTGGTGTTCAAGAAGGGGAAGACGAACATTGGCTATGGGTTGGAAGACCACTTTGCGTTTAGCGATGAATTGACCGATATCACGTATGATGAATTTGTGGAGTATTTGCAAGCGTATTCCCCGGAAGAGGTCTCGAAACTGTCAGGCGTTTCTGTGGAAGACATCAAGTACCTCGCGGCGCTCTATGGCGACCCCAACAAGAAAGTGACTTCGTTCTGGTGCATGGGGGTCAACCAGCATGTGCGCGGTACGTGGATGAACAACCTCATCTACAACATTCACTTGCTGGTGGGCAAGATTGCCGAGCCCGGCAACAGCCCGTTCTCGCTGACCGGGCAGCCCAGTGCGTGTGGTACGGTGCGCGAAGTGGGGACGCTCACACAGCGTTTGCCTGGTGGACCGGTGACGAGTGAGAAGGCGCGCAAACAAGCCGCTGAAATTTGGAATGTGCCCCTCGAAAACATTCCCGATAAGCCGACCTACCACACCGTTGAAATGTTCCGCGCCCTCGATCGCGGCGATATTCGCTTCATCTGGATTCAGGTGACCAACCCCATGGTCTCGTTGCCCAAATTGCGCCGCTACCGCGACGGCGCCCTCAAAGACGATCGCTTTGTCGTCGTCTCTGATGTTTACTTCACGCCAACAACTGATGTGGCGGATGTCGTCCTTCCATCGGCCATGTGGATTGAGCGCGAGGGCTTTTTCGGCAATTCCGAGCGGCGTACTCAGCATTGGAACAAGATGGTGGAACCGCCGGGCGAAGCGATGAGCGATACCTGGCAACTGATTGAAGTTGCGCGTCGCCTGGGGTATGAAAAATGGTTCCCGTGGAGCGAAGAAGACCATATCGAGGCGATTTGGAACGAGTATCGCCGTTTCCACGCTGGCCCCAAGCACGAAATGGCGCCGTATGAAGAGTTGAAGCGCCGCCCTGGGGTGATGTGGCCGTTTGTGAATGGAAAAGAGACCCTGTGGCGGTACAACGCCAAGTACGACCCGCTGGCCGCCGAGCATTCCAATGATTTCTACTTCTACGGCAAGCCCGATGGCAAAGCATGGCTCATCTTCCGCCCATACGAGCCGCCGGCTGAATCGCCGGATGACGAATACCCCTTCTGGCTGAGCACCGGGCGTGTGCTGGAACACTGGCATACCGGGAGCATGACGCGCCGCATTCCGGTTTTGCACCGCGCGATGCCCCACGCCTACGTGGAATTGCACCCCGATGACGCCAAGGAACTTGGTATTCGGACGGGCGACTTCGTACGTGTCATCAGTCGGCGTGGTGAAATTGTATTGCCGGCGGCTATCAATTTCCGCGGTATTCCACAGCGTGGACATGTGTTTGTGCCTTTCTTTGACGAATCCATGCTCATCAACGAAGTCACCATTGACGCTTTCTGCCCGATTTCAAAAGAGCCCGACTACAAGAAGTGCGCAGTACGCATTGAGAGGGTAGTCTCATGA
- the ppdK gene encoding pyruvate, phosphate dikinase yields the protein MIQASTTNNQPATPDAQRWVYCFDELDLVEARVGNDWDAVRGLLGGKGANLAEMTRLGIPVPPGFTITTQACIAYLEGGERLPDGLWEQVLEALHRVEAKMGRRFGDPENPLLVSCRSGAKFSMPGMMDTVLNIGLNDTTMLAMARLTNDERFAHDIYRRLLQMFGNVVLGIPDERFEAVIDDARRKAGVRYDSELQASDWKPVIEAFKAIIRQETGRDFPQDPFEQLRLAIEAVFKSWNGKRAVDYRNATGIPHTLGTAVNVQSMVFGNLGEDSGTGVVFSRNPATGENELYGDYLNNAQGEDVVAGIRTVKPIATLAHEMPAIYEQLYEIAKRLERHFRDVQDIEFTIEKGKLWILQTRDGKRTARAAIRFAVDFVNEGLIEPREAVLRVSPQQVERFLHPRFEQHVRQKAIKAGRLLAKGVNASPGAAVGMAAFDADTAEAWGKAGKPVIMVRPETKPDDVHGMIASKGILTALGGNSSHAAIVARQFGIPAVVGCHELQIDTEKRLFRVGAIEVREGDWLSIDGSTGEVFLGQLPTVMPDLHDPYLTTLLGWADEFRTLGVWANADLPKDAQRARDFGAEGIGLARTEHMFLGEDRLPIVQRMILAETDEERAAALAELLPIQRADFEGLFRVMDGLPVIIRLIDPPLHEFLPRYETLLVEIERLRLTDPTSPALREKERLLHAVERLREANPMLGLRGVRLGIVFPDVMKMQVRAMFEAACACALEGVQVRLEVMIPLVAHVNELRRMRDILETEAQAVMNEKGVRIPYAFGTMIEVPRAALTADAIAEVAEFFSFGTNDLTQMTYGLSRDDAEGAFLLDYLEQGILPANPFQTLDVEGVGQLMRLAVEKGRTTRPDLSVGICGEHGGDPASIAFCHAIGLNYVSCSPYRVPVARLAAAHAALKQA from the coding sequence ATGATTCAAGCCTCAACCACCAACAACCAACCTGCAACCCCCGACGCCCAACGCTGGGTTTACTGCTTTGACGAACTCGACCTAGTTGAAGCCCGTGTTGGGAACGACTGGGACGCTGTCCGTGGGCTTTTGGGGGGCAAAGGCGCCAACCTGGCTGAAATGACACGGCTGGGTATCCCCGTTCCCCCCGGCTTCACCATCACAACCCAGGCGTGTATCGCCTATCTGGAAGGGGGCGAGCGCCTACCCGATGGATTGTGGGAGCAAGTCCTGGAAGCCCTTCACCGTGTGGAAGCCAAAATGGGGCGACGTTTTGGCGACCCCGAAAACCCGCTCCTTGTCTCGTGCCGATCAGGGGCAAAGTTTTCCATGCCCGGCATGATGGATACCGTGCTCAACATCGGGCTCAACGATACCACCATGTTGGCAATGGCGCGGCTCACCAACGACGAACGCTTTGCCCACGACATCTACCGTCGCCTGCTCCAAATGTTCGGCAACGTGGTGCTGGGGATTCCTGATGAGCGCTTTGAAGCCGTCATTGACGACGCCCGCCGCAAAGCCGGCGTCCGCTATGACAGCGAATTGCAGGCGAGCGATTGGAAACCCGTCATCGAAGCCTTCAAAGCCATCATTCGGCAGGAAACGGGGCGCGACTTCCCGCAAGACCCCTTCGAGCAACTGCGCCTCGCCATCGAAGCCGTCTTCAAATCGTGGAATGGGAAGCGCGCGGTGGACTACCGCAACGCCACAGGGATTCCCCACACACTCGGCACCGCCGTCAACGTGCAAAGCATGGTCTTCGGCAACCTGGGAGAAGATTCCGGGACGGGTGTGGTGTTCAGCCGCAACCCCGCCACGGGTGAAAACGAACTCTACGGCGATTACCTGAACAACGCCCAGGGTGAAGACGTCGTAGCCGGTATTCGCACGGTGAAACCTATCGCCACGCTGGCGCACGAAATGCCCGCCATCTACGAGCAACTGTACGAAATCGCCAAGCGGTTGGAACGCCACTTCCGCGACGTGCAGGACATCGAGTTTACCATCGAAAAGGGCAAACTCTGGATTTTGCAAACGCGCGACGGCAAACGCACCGCCCGCGCCGCCATTCGGTTCGCCGTGGATTTCGTCAACGAAGGCTTGATTGAACCACGCGAAGCCGTCTTGCGCGTCTCCCCGCAACAGGTGGAACGATTCCTGCACCCGCGCTTTGAGCAACACGTGCGCCAAAAAGCCATCAAGGCGGGGCGCTTGCTCGCCAAAGGTGTCAACGCATCACCGGGGGCGGCTGTCGGCATGGCGGCGTTCGACGCCGACACCGCCGAGGCGTGGGGCAAAGCCGGGAAACCCGTCATCATGGTGCGCCCCGAAACCAAACCCGACGACGTGCACGGCATGATTGCGTCCAAAGGCATTCTCACCGCGCTGGGCGGCAATTCCAGCCACGCCGCCATCGTTGCGCGGCAATTCGGCATTCCCGCCGTGGTGGGCTGCCACGAATTGCAGATTGACACCGAAAAGCGCCTTTTCCGCGTCGGCGCGATTGAAGTGCGTGAAGGCGATTGGCTTTCGATTGATGGCAGCACCGGCGAGGTCTTCCTGGGGCAACTCCCCACCGTCATGCCCGATTTGCACGACCCCTATCTCACCACACTGCTGGGCTGGGCGGACGAATTCCGCACATTGGGGGTTTGGGCAAACGCCGACCTGCCGAAAGACGCCCAACGCGCCCGCGATTTCGGCGCGGAAGGCATTGGGCTGGCACGCACCGAGCACATGTTCCTGGGTGAAGACCGCCTGCCCATCGTCCAGCGCATGATTCTGGCTGAAACCGACGAGGAGCGCGCCGCCGCCCTCGCCGAACTTCTGCCCATCCAGCGCGCCGATTTCGAGGGGCTGTTCCGCGTCATGGACGGCTTGCCCGTCATCATTCGCCTGATTGACCCGCCGCTCCATGAATTCTTGCCGCGCTACGAAACCCTGCTCGTCGAAATCGAACGCCTGCGGCTGACCGACCCCACATCGCCCGCACTGCGCGAAAAAGAGCGCCTGCTCCACGCCGTCGAACGGTTGCGCGAAGCGAACCCCATGCTCGGCTTGCGGGGTGTGCGGCTCGGCATCGTTTTCCCCGACGTGATGAAAATGCAGGTGCGCGCCATGTTTGAAGCCGCATGCGCCTGCGCGCTGGAAGGCGTACAGGTGCGGCTCGAAGTGATGATTCCGCTGGTGGCGCATGTCAACGAACTGCGCCGCATGCGCGACATCCTGGAAACCGAGGCGCAAGCCGTCATGAACGAAAAAGGCGTGCGCATTCCCTATGCCTTCGGTACGATGATCGAAGTCCCGCGCGCCGCCCTGACCGCCGACGCAATCGCCGAAGTCGCCGAGTTTTTCTCCTTCGGCACCAACGACCTTACCCAAATGACCTACGGGTTGAGCCGCGACGACGCCGAAGGGGCGTTCCTGCTCGACTATCTGGAACAAGGCATCTTGCCCGCCAACCCCTTCCAAACGCTGGACGTGGAAGGCGTGGGGCAACTCATGCGGTTGGCGGTTGAAAAAGGGCGCACCACACGCCCCGACCTGAGCGTCGGCATCTGTGGCGAACACGGCGGCGACCCCGCCAGCATCGCCTTCTGCCACGCCATCGGGTTGAACTATGTCAGTTGTTCGCCGTACCGCGTGCCAGTGGCGCGGCTTGCCGCCGCCCACGCCGCCCTGAAACAAGCCTGA